A region of Vitis riparia cultivar Riparia Gloire de Montpellier isolate 1030 chromosome 12, EGFV_Vit.rip_1.0, whole genome shotgun sequence DNA encodes the following proteins:
- the LOC117926078 gene encoding uncharacterized protein LOC117926078: MVRRERKRHRSKNQDPVNCLPDDMIRHILSKLGLRGIARVSTLSRRWRQVCLSLPFLNLDLQAFDIYGASSKLRELNLQYPVQYLRLYHSDSTGNNSGKPMTSKFEDERSYERFLEGWKGRCLDIWRELCGEGDEVGKEFVLEVLEICCEMVIGKWDEFEETSLKTKPWRPPNLKFFSELKEIEIEIGREHAMHDFKIINDVQIRATALKEMTIVRALRSGFVSGTDKAYKVWRRTSRSSSYVFVRD, from the exons ATGGTCAGGAGAGAGCGAAAGCGACATCGATCGAAGAATCAGGATCCGGTGAATTGCCTTCCAGATGACATGATTCGGCATATACTCTCAAAGCTGGGTTTGAGAGGTATAGCTAGGGTTAGCACCCTCTCCAGAAGATGGAGACAAGTATGCTTATCCTTGCCATTCTTAAACCTAGACCTTCAGGCTTTCGACATCTATGGCGCCTCCTCTAAATTGCGG GAACTAAATTTGCAATATCCAGTGCAGTACTTACGATTATATCACAGCGATTCGACAGGAAATAAT TCAGGAAAACCTATGACCAGTAAGTTTGAGGATGAAAGATCTTATGAAAGATTTTTGGAAGGTTGGAAAGGAAGATGCTTAGATATCTGGAGGGAATTGTGTGGTGAAGGGGACGAAGTAGGGAAGGAGTTTGTTTTAGAAGTATTGGAGATATGCTGCGAGATGGTTATAGGAAAATGGGATGAATTTGAAGAAACTAGCCTTAAGACAAAACCTTGGAGACCtccaaatttgaagttttttagtGAATTGAAGGAGATTGAGATTGAGATTGGCAGGGAGCATGCTATGCATGATTTCAAAATCATCAATGACGTACAAATTCGTGCAACAGCATTGAAGGAGATGACCATAGTTCGTGCTCTGCGTTCTGGATTTGTATCGGGCACTGATAAGGCCTATAAGGTATGGAGGAGGACTTCCCGTAGTTCCTCTTATGTCTTTGTAAGAGATTGA